Proteins encoded together in one Variovorax paradoxus window:
- a CDS encoding extracellular catalytic domain type 1 short-chain-length polyhydroxyalkanoate depolymerase, which yields MVRRSTAASLFARAYERNLKALTKLTLSNSKRVTGQVQRATAKRLKPPPGRGDWLSGMALGPGGARGYHLFRPADLKLKPGERLPLMVMLHGCGQTGRDFAASTRMNTLAVRQRFLVLYLEQDRLAHPQGCWNWYERRSGKADAEAATLMAAIDQACVLYPVDRERIALAGLSAGASMAALLATRYPLRFRAVVMHSGVAPGAAKSSATALGAMRGQHTPPMPSTAVGKAMGAAAVFATLPPMLVLHGDADAVVAPSNAVNSAAVWATAVGAKPGLSRTLQRGKRHPMRVTQFRRKGRTLVTLCEIAGLGHAWSGGAASLLFSDPAGPDATRMIWAFAAAQFKLEAPSFISAAKV from the coding sequence ATGGTTCGTCGTTCCACCGCCGCTTCTCTCTTTGCCCGCGCCTACGAGCGCAACCTGAAGGCGCTGACCAAGCTCACCCTGAGCAACAGCAAGCGTGTCACGGGACAGGTGCAGCGTGCCACCGCCAAGCGGCTCAAGCCGCCGCCGGGCCGCGGTGACTGGCTCAGCGGCATGGCGCTGGGCCCGGGCGGCGCGCGGGGCTATCACCTTTTTCGCCCGGCCGACCTGAAGCTGAAGCCCGGCGAGAGGTTGCCGCTCATGGTCATGCTGCACGGCTGCGGGCAAACCGGCCGCGACTTTGCTGCCAGCACGCGCATGAACACGCTCGCAGTGCGGCAACGCTTTCTGGTGCTCTATCTCGAGCAGGACAGGCTGGCCCATCCGCAAGGTTGCTGGAACTGGTATGAGCGGCGCTCGGGCAAGGCCGACGCCGAAGCCGCCACGCTGATGGCGGCCATCGACCAGGCCTGCGTGCTGTATCCGGTGGATCGCGAGCGCATCGCGCTGGCCGGTCTCTCGGCCGGGGCCAGCATGGCGGCGCTGCTGGCCACGCGCTACCCGCTGCGCTTTCGCGCCGTGGTCATGCATTCAGGCGTGGCGCCGGGCGCCGCGAAGTCGTCGGCCACCGCCCTGGGGGCCATGCGCGGGCAGCACACACCGCCGATGCCTTCCACCGCGGTCGGCAAGGCGATGGGCGCCGCCGCAGTCTTCGCGACGTTGCCGCCGATGCTGGTGCTGCATGGGGATGCCGACGCCGTGGTCGCGCCGAGCAACGCCGTCAACAGCGCGGCCGTATGGGCCACCGCGGTGGGTGCAAAACCGGGCCTCTCGCGCACGCTCCAGCGCGGCAAGCGGCATCCGATGCGCGTGACCCAGTTCCGGCGCAAGGGCCGCACGCTGGTCACGCTGTGCGAGATTGCAGGTTTGGGCCATGCCTGGAGTGGGGGGGCCGCCAGTCTGCTTTTCAGCGACCCGGCCGGGCCGGATGCCACGCGCATGATCTGGGCCTTTGCGGCGGCGCAGTTCAAGCTGGAGGCGCCGAGTTTCATTTCGGCTGCGAAGGTCTAG
- a CDS encoding nucleotidyltransferase domain-containing protein — protein sequence MEGSLRIRPRARNTPGGVHGGTQGGTVELRPKKPILGFKIPKMGISSSQAKQTARPASLADALFTTTQQRVLGYLFGQPDRSFFSTELIKLTGAGSGAVQRELKQLADSGLLITSRVGNQKHYQANAAAPIFDELSSIVRKTFGLAGPLREALEPLAEKIEAAFVFGSVAKKSDTAASDIDLLLISEELAYSDLFLALDAVSARLGRTVNPTMFTRKELMRKHKDGESFVKRVMEQPKLWIIGNAHALPA from the coding sequence ATGGAGGGGAGTCTGCGGATTCGGCCGCGCGCGAGAAATACGCCGGGTGGCGTACACGGAGGTACTCAGGGCGGGACTGTCGAGCTGCGCCCCAAAAAACCCATTTTGGGCTTTAAAATACCCAAAATGGGCATATCCTCATCGCAAGCAAAACAGACCGCAAGGCCCGCCAGCCTGGCGGACGCCCTGTTCACGACCACCCAGCAGCGCGTGCTCGGCTATCTCTTCGGCCAGCCGGACCGGAGTTTCTTTTCCACCGAGCTGATCAAGCTCACCGGCGCAGGCTCCGGCGCCGTGCAACGCGAACTCAAGCAGTTGGCAGACAGCGGCCTGCTCATCACATCGCGCGTCGGCAACCAGAAGCACTATCAAGCCAATGCCGCGGCGCCGATCTTTGACGAATTGAGCAGCATCGTTCGCAAGACTTTCGGACTCGCAGGTCCACTGCGCGAAGCGCTGGAACCGCTGGCCGAAAAGATCGAAGCCGCGTTCGTGTTCGGCTCGGTCGCCAAGAAGAGCGACACGGCCGCGAGCGACATCGACCTGCTGCTGATCAGTGAAGAACTTGCGTATTCGGATCTGTTTCTCGCTCTCGATGCAGTATCGGCACGTCTGGGCCGTACAGTGAACCCGACCATGTTCACAAGAAAAGAACTGATGCGAAAGCACAAAGACGGCGAATCGTTCGTGAAGCGCGTCATGGAGCAGCCCAAGCTCTGGATCATCGGCAACGCGCATGCCCTCCCCGCTTGA
- the urtA gene encoding urea ABC transporter substrate-binding protein — translation MQRRFTLKALTAAVALASISAAPAFAADTIKVGVLHSLSGTMAISETVLKDTVLMAIDDINKKGGVLGRQLEPVVVDPASNWPLFAEKSKQLLGQDKVSVIFGCWTSVSRKSVLPVVEEMNGLLFYPVQYEGEELSKNVFYTGAAPNQQAIPAVDYLMSKEGGGAKRWVLLGTDYVYPRTTNKILRAYLKSKGVKDTDIDEKYTPFGHSDYQTIVADIKKFSAGGKTAVVSTINGDSNVPFYKELGNAGLKAKDVPVVAFSVGEEELRGVDTKPLVGHLAAWNYFMSIKNPTNTAFIKQWSDYAKAKNIAGHKDKPLTNDPMEATWIGIHMWKQAVEKAKSTDTDKVIAAMAGQTFTAPSGIVSKMDEKNHHLHKSVFIGEIKADGQFSVVWKTPGPVKAKPWSPYIEGNDKKPDQPAGKSL, via the coding sequence ATGCAACGTCGTTTCACCCTCAAGGCGCTTACCGCCGCTGTCGCGCTGGCCAGCATTTCCGCTGCGCCCGCATTCGCCGCCGACACCATCAAGGTCGGCGTGCTGCACTCGCTGTCGGGCACGATGGCCATTTCTGAAACCGTGTTGAAAGACACGGTGCTGATGGCCATCGACGACATCAACAAGAAGGGCGGCGTGCTGGGCAGGCAACTCGAGCCCGTGGTGGTCGACCCGGCTTCCAACTGGCCGCTGTTCGCCGAAAAGAGCAAGCAGCTGCTCGGACAGGACAAGGTTTCGGTGATCTTCGGCTGCTGGACCTCGGTGTCGCGCAAGTCGGTGCTGCCGGTGGTCGAGGAAATGAACGGCCTGCTGTTCTACCCGGTGCAGTACGAAGGTGAAGAACTCAGCAAGAACGTGTTCTACACGGGCGCCGCGCCCAACCAGCAAGCCATTCCGGCTGTCGACTACCTCATGAGCAAGGAAGGCGGCGGCGCCAAGCGCTGGGTGCTGCTGGGCACCGACTACGTGTACCCCCGCACCACCAACAAGATCCTGCGCGCCTACCTGAAGAGCAAGGGCGTGAAGGACACCGACATCGACGAGAAGTACACGCCTTTCGGCCACAGCGACTACCAGACCATCGTCGCCGACATCAAGAAGTTCTCGGCCGGCGGCAAGACCGCCGTGGTGTCGACCATCAACGGCGACTCCAACGTGCCCTTCTACAAGGAACTGGGCAACGCCGGCCTGAAGGCCAAGGACGTGCCGGTGGTTGCCTTCTCGGTGGGCGAAGAAGAACTGCGCGGCGTGGACACCAAGCCGCTGGTCGGCCACCTGGCCGCATGGAACTACTTCATGTCGATCAAGAACCCGACCAACACGGCGTTCATCAAGCAGTGGAGCGACTACGCCAAGGCCAAGAACATCGCCGGCCACAAGGACAAGCCGCTCACCAACGACCCGATGGAAGCCACCTGGATCGGCATCCACATGTGGAAGCAGGCGGTCGAAAAGGCCAAGAGCACCGACACAGACAAGGTGATTGCGGCGATGGCCGGCCAGACCTTCACGGCGCCTTCGGGCATCGTCTCGAAGATGGACGAGAAGAACCATCACCTGCACAAGAGCGTGTTCATCGGCGAGATCAAGGCCGACGGCCAGTTCAGCGTGGTGTGGAAGACGCCGGGCCCGGTCAAGGCCAAGCCGTGGAGCCCATACATCGAAGGCAACGACAAGAAGCCGGACCAGCCGGCTGGCAAGTCGCTGTAA
- the urtB gene encoding urea ABC transporter permease subunit UrtB, with amino-acid sequence MLLMATAVHALTADEAKAIASGESESRITALNKAVLTADEKTAAFIQAMSEDAVKYTEDKVFVMKDDKGYDPVTGAELKVPDTAEDVVNNNLMRGALDAAQAALKLTSKDDAVRAEAAQALFKEPDESRIPMVEKALAAETNPGIKAQLQLVRAASMLSSADKAKRLAAAKELGANSSPDTKLLLNQRLADETEADVKAAIVASIASIDGSLVWGDRINAVFSGISLGSVLLLAALGLAITYGLMGVINMAHGELMMIGAYATYVMQGIFQRYMPEAAFGWYLVAAIPVSFLASALVGAVLERGVIRFLYGRPLETLLATWGISLMLQQLVRSLFGAQNVGVENPGWMSGGFTMLSNVTLPWNRICIIIFAALVLLAMGWLIGRTRLGLFVRGVTQNRPIASCMGVNTARIDTYAFALGSGIAGLAGCALSQIGNVGPDLGQSYIVDSFMVVVMGGVGQLAGTVYAALGLGVLNKFIEGWAGAVLAKIAVLVFIIIFIQKRPQGIFAMKGRSAEA; translated from the coding sequence ATGCTGCTCATGGCAACGGCCGTCCACGCGCTGACCGCCGACGAAGCCAAGGCCATTGCCTCCGGCGAATCCGAATCGCGTATCACCGCGCTCAACAAGGCCGTGCTCACGGCCGATGAAAAAACTGCCGCCTTCATCCAGGCCATGTCGGAAGACGCGGTCAAGTACACCGAAGACAAGGTCTTCGTGATGAAGGATGACAAAGGCTACGACCCCGTGACCGGCGCCGAACTGAAGGTGCCCGACACGGCGGAAGACGTGGTCAACAACAACCTGATGCGCGGCGCGCTCGATGCCGCGCAGGCCGCGCTCAAGCTCACCAGCAAGGACGACGCGGTGCGCGCCGAAGCCGCGCAGGCGCTCTTCAAGGAGCCCGACGAATCGCGCATTCCGATGGTCGAGAAGGCTCTGGCCGCCGAGACCAACCCCGGCATCAAGGCGCAGCTGCAGCTGGTGCGCGCCGCCAGCATGCTCAGCAGCGCCGACAAGGCCAAGCGCCTCGCCGCCGCCAAGGAACTCGGCGCCAACAGCAGCCCCGACACCAAGCTGCTGCTCAATCAGCGGCTCGCCGACGAGACCGAAGCGGACGTCAAGGCCGCCATCGTCGCTTCCATTGCAAGCATCGACGGCTCGCTGGTGTGGGGCGACCGCATCAACGCGGTGTTCAGCGGCATCAGCCTGGGCTCTGTGCTGCTGCTTGCCGCACTGGGCCTGGCCATTACCTACGGGCTGATGGGCGTCATCAACATGGCGCATGGCGAGCTGATGATGATCGGCGCCTACGCCACCTACGTGATGCAGGGCATCTTCCAGCGCTACATGCCCGAGGCGGCTTTCGGCTGGTACCTGGTTGCAGCCATTCCGGTCTCGTTTCTTGCGTCGGCGCTCGTGGGCGCAGTGCTCGAGCGCGGCGTCATCCGCTTTCTTTACGGCCGTCCGCTCGAAACGCTGCTCGCTACATGGGGCATCAGCCTGATGCTGCAGCAGCTTGTGCGGTCGCTGTTCGGCGCACAGAACGTGGGCGTGGAAAACCCCGGCTGGATGAGCGGCGGCTTCACCATGCTGAGCAACGTCACTCTGCCGTGGAACCGCATCTGCATCATCATCTTCGCGGCGCTGGTGCTCTTGGCCATGGGCTGGCTCATCGGCCGTACGCGTCTCGGGCTTTTCGTGCGCGGCGTGACGCAGAACAGGCCCATTGCTTCGTGCATGGGCGTGAACACGGCGCGCATCGACACCTATGCCTTTGCGCTCGGCTCCGGCATTGCCGGCCTTGCGGGTTGCGCGCTGAGCCAGATCGGCAACGTGGGGCCCGACCTCGGCCAGAGCTACATCGTCGACAGCTTCATGGTGGTCGTGATGGGCGGCGTCGGCCAGCTCGCCGGCACCGTGTATGCGGCGCTGGGGCTCGGCGTTCTCAACAAGTTCATCGAGGGCTGGGCGGGCGCGGTGCTCGCGAAGATCGCGGTGCTCGTTTTCATCATCATCTTTATTCAAAAGAGACCTCAGGGCATCTTCGCCATGAAGGGCCGGAGCGCAGAGGCATGA
- the urtC gene encoding urea ABC transporter permease subunit UrtC has protein sequence MSNTKVALPTKGPLLSGKGWTAFFVALIVVCAVAPVLNMWVPADSPLHMSDYAVALVGKIMCYAICALAMDLIWGYTGILSLGHGLFFALGGYMMGMYLMRQIGRDGNYKSDLPDFMVFLDWKTLPWHWTFSDSFIATLVLIVAVPGLIAFVFGFFAFRSRIKGVYFSIITQAMTFAAMLLFFRNETGFGGNNGFTDFKRILGIPIATQEMRMTLFALTGITLLGFFLFAKWLIGSKFGRVLQAIRDAETRVMFSGYNPLPYKLTIWVISAIMCGVAGALYVPQVGIINPGEMSAANSIEIAIWAAVGGRATLIGPIIGAFIVNGAKSWLTVAYPEYWLYFLGALFIAVTLFLPNGIVGLVKKWLSREKVAPSAAREEAQRAMAAAQGVEPEALHAPLAAEVKGARA, from the coding sequence ATGAGCAACACCAAGGTCGCACTTCCAACCAAGGGCCCGCTGCTGAGCGGCAAGGGCTGGACAGCCTTCTTTGTCGCGCTGATCGTCGTATGCGCTGTGGCGCCCGTGCTCAACATGTGGGTGCCCGCGGACAGTCCGCTGCACATGAGCGACTACGCGGTGGCGCTGGTCGGCAAGATCATGTGCTACGCCATCTGCGCGCTGGCCATGGACCTGATCTGGGGCTACACCGGCATTCTCTCGCTGGGCCACGGCCTCTTCTTTGCGCTCGGCGGCTACATGATGGGCATGTACCTCATGCGGCAGATCGGGCGCGACGGCAACTACAAGAGCGACCTGCCGGACTTCATGGTGTTTCTGGACTGGAAGACATTGCCCTGGCACTGGACCTTCAGCGACAGCTTCATTGCCACGCTCGTCCTCATCGTCGCGGTGCCGGGCCTCATCGCCTTCGTGTTCGGCTTCTTTGCCTTCCGCTCGCGCATCAAGGGCGTCTATTTTTCGATCATCACGCAGGCCATGACCTTCGCTGCCATGCTGCTGTTCTTCCGCAATGAAACCGGCTTTGGCGGCAACAACGGCTTTACCGACTTCAAGCGCATCCTGGGTATTCCAATTGCCACGCAGGAAATGCGCATGACGCTCTTCGCGCTCACGGGCATCACGCTGCTGGGCTTCTTCCTGTTTGCCAAATGGCTCATCGGCAGCAAGTTCGGCCGCGTGCTGCAGGCCATTCGCGATGCCGAAACGCGCGTGATGTTCTCGGGCTACAACCCGCTGCCGTACAAGCTCACCATCTGGGTCATCTCCGCCATCATGTGCGGCGTGGCCGGTGCGCTGTACGTGCCGCAGGTCGGCATCATCAACCCCGGTGAAATGAGCGCGGCCAACTCCATCGAGATCGCGATCTGGGCGGCGGTGGGCGGACGCGCGACGCTCATCGGGCCGATCATCGGTGCCTTTATCGTCAACGGCGCGAAGAGCTGGCTCACGGTGGCGTACCCCGAATACTGGCTGTACTTCCTGGGCGCCTTGTTCATTGCTGTCACGCTGTTTCTGCCGAACGGCATCGTGGGTCTGGTGAAGAAGTGGTTGTCGCGCGAGAAGGTTGCGCCCAGCGCCGCCCGCGAAGAAGCGCAGCGCGCCATGGCCGCCGCGCAAGGCGTCGAGCCCGAGGCGCTGCACGCGCCGCTCGCCGCCGAGGTGAAGGGAGCGCGCGCATGA
- the urtD gene encoding urea ABC transporter ATP-binding protein UrtD yields MTPDLMEAGAERAARAAGMHYVSGSTESGGRSADFGRIATPGEVDITHGRILYLEDVSVSFDGFKAINKLSLDIAPGELRCIIGPNGAGKTTMMDIITGKTRPDSGTVFFGSTIDLLRHREADIAQLGIGRKFQKPTVFEHLTVFENLELALKTNKGVRASMLFKLDSAQSDRLAEVLHTIHLADSVSRLAGNLSHGQKQWLEIGMLLMQDPKLLLLDEPVAGMTDEETARTAELFLTLKGKHSLMVVEHDMSFIRTISEIVTVLCDGSVLAQGTLDEVQSDERVIEVYLGR; encoded by the coding sequence ATGACGCCCGACCTGATGGAAGCAGGCGCCGAGCGTGCCGCCCGCGCGGCAGGCATGCACTACGTGAGCGGCAGTACCGAGTCGGGCGGCCGTTCCGCCGACTTCGGCCGCATTGCAACGCCGGGCGAAGTAGACATCACGCACGGCCGCATCTTGTACCTCGAAGACGTGAGCGTGAGCTTCGACGGCTTCAAGGCCATCAACAAGCTCTCGCTCGACATTGCGCCGGGCGAGCTGCGCTGCATCATCGGGCCCAACGGCGCGGGCAAGACGACGATGATGGACATCATCACCGGCAAGACGCGGCCCGACTCGGGCACCGTGTTCTTCGGCAGCACCATCGACCTGCTGCGCCACCGCGAGGCCGACATTGCCCAGTTGGGCATCGGCCGCAAGTTCCAGAAGCCGACGGTGTTCGAGCACCTCACCGTGTTCGAAAACCTCGAGCTCGCACTCAAGACCAACAAGGGCGTGCGCGCGTCGATGCTGTTCAAGCTCGACTCGGCGCAGAGCGACCGCTTGGCCGAGGTGCTGCACACCATTCACCTGGCCGACAGCGTTTCGCGCCTTGCAGGCAACCTGAGCCACGGCCAGAAGCAGTGGCTCGAGATCGGCATGCTGCTGATGCAGGACCCGAAGCTGCTGCTGCTCGACGAACCCGTGGCCGGCATGACCGACGAAGAAACCGCGCGCACCGCCGAGCTCTTCCTCACGCTCAAGGGCAAGCATTCGCTGATGGTGGTGGAGCACGACATGAGCTTCATCCGCACCATTTCCGAGATAGTGACGGTGCTGTGCGATGGATCGGTGCTCGCTCAAGGCACGTTGGACGAAGTGCAGTCCGATGAACGCGTGATCGAGGTTTATCTCGGCCGCTGA
- the urtE gene encoding urea ABC transporter ATP-binding subunit UrtE, with amino-acid sequence MLTVKNIHQYYGGSHILRDVSFQATLGKVTVLLGRNGVGKTTLLKSLMGLVPIKSGSIELEGKPIHKATPYERARAGIGFVPQGREIFARLTVEENLRMGLAYKSGSTPIPAELFELFPVLKQMINRRGGDLSGGQQQQLAIARALAPKPKLLILDEPTEGIQPSIIKDIGRVIRMLADRGDMAIVLCEQYYDFAQELADDYLVMERGEVIARGLGKDMEAQGVRQLVAI; translated from the coding sequence ATGCTGACAGTCAAGAACATCCACCAGTACTACGGCGGCTCCCACATCCTGCGCGATGTGAGCTTCCAAGCAACGCTCGGCAAGGTCACCGTGCTGCTGGGCCGCAACGGCGTGGGCAAGACCACGCTGCTCAAGTCGCTGATGGGCCTGGTGCCCATCAAGAGCGGCAGCATCGAGCTCGAGGGCAAGCCGATCCACAAGGCCACGCCGTATGAACGGGCAAGAGCCGGCATCGGCTTCGTCCCCCAAGGCCGCGAAATCTTCGCGCGACTCACCGTGGAAGAAAACCTGCGCATGGGCCTGGCCTACAAGAGCGGCAGCACGCCCATTCCCGCGGAACTCTTCGAGCTGTTCCCCGTGCTCAAGCAGATGATCAACAGAAGAGGTGGCGATCTCTCCGGTGGGCAGCAGCAGCAGCTGGCCATTGCCCGCGCCCTCGCGCCCAAGCCCAAGCTCCTGATCCTGGACGAGCCTACCGAAGGCATCCAGCCCAGCATCATCAAGGACATTGGCCGCGTCATCCGCATGCTGGCCGACCGCGGCGACATGGCCATCGTGCTGTGCGAGCAGTATTACGACTTTGCCCAGGAGCTGGCCGACGACTACCTCGTGATGGAGCGCGGCGAGGTGATTGCGCGCGGCCTCGGCAAGGACATGGAAGCACAGGGTGTGCGGCAGCTGGTCGCCATCTGA
- a CDS encoding MFS transporter, with protein MNASPPVHDTGADTDISSSALSAPTRPVNFLRAVLALGVGGFAIGTGEFVIMGLLPEVARDIAVSIPQAGHVISAYALGVVIGAPVLAVLAAGWRRRALLIALMAIFAAGNFASAMAPGYMSLNLLRFATGLPHGTYFGVAALVAATLAPPGRRARAVGLVMLGLTGATLVGVPIAAWLGQLFGWRAAFVFVGIIALIAVALLRRDIPDLAAPAGASPWRELGALKRKQVWFTLGIGAIGFGGMFSVFSYIKPTLIEVAGLPLGGVPFVLALFGLGMVTGNLVGSRLADKSLMRTIGGLLVYAALVLAMFTFAAHNVYTAAFNVFLIGTTVAIGPALQIRLMDVAGDAQTLAAALNHSAFNMANALGAWLGGVAIAAGLGWTSTGWVGALLALAGIGIFGWAVMSARAGTRPDGRLEAT; from the coding sequence TTGAACGCCTCCCCACCCGTGCACGATACCGGCGCGGACACCGACATTTCCTCTTCCGCTTTGTCTGCGCCGACTCGGCCCGTCAACTTCTTGCGGGCCGTGCTCGCGCTCGGCGTCGGCGGCTTTGCCATTGGCACGGGTGAGTTCGTCATCATGGGCCTGCTGCCCGAGGTGGCGCGCGACATTGCTGTCAGCATTCCGCAGGCGGGCCACGTCATCAGCGCCTACGCGCTCGGCGTGGTCATCGGCGCGCCCGTGCTCGCGGTGCTTGCCGCGGGTTGGCGGCGCCGCGCACTGCTGATTGCGCTCATGGCCATTTTTGCCGCCGGCAATTTCGCCAGCGCCATGGCCCCGGGCTACATGTCGCTCAACCTGCTGCGCTTTGCGACCGGCCTGCCGCACGGCACCTACTTTGGCGTTGCCGCGCTGGTAGCGGCCACGCTGGCGCCACCCGGCCGCCGCGCGCGGGCCGTGGGCCTTGTGATGCTGGGGCTCACCGGGGCCACGCTCGTCGGGGTGCCGATTGCCGCCTGGCTCGGGCAGCTGTTCGGCTGGCGCGCGGCCTTCGTGTTCGTCGGCATCATCGCGCTCATTGCCGTGGCGCTGCTGCGCCGCGACATTCCCGATCTGGCGGCGCCCGCAGGCGCCAGCCCCTGGCGCGAGCTTGGCGCGCTCAAGCGCAAGCAGGTGTGGTTCACGCTCGGCATCGGCGCCATCGGCTTCGGCGGCATGTTCTCGGTGTTCAGCTACATCAAGCCCACGCTCATCGAGGTGGCGGGGCTGCCGCTGGGCGGGGTGCCGTTCGTGCTTGCGCTGTTCGGCCTGGGCATGGTCACGGGCAACCTGGTCGGTTCGAGGCTGGCCGACAAGTCGCTCATGCGCACCATCGGCGGCCTGCTGGTGTATGCGGCACTGGTGCTCGCCATGTTCACCTTTGCGGCGCACAACGTGTACACGGCGGCCTTCAACGTGTTTCTCATCGGCACCACCGTTGCCATCGGCCCGGCGCTGCAGATTCGCCTGATGGACGTTGCCGGCGATGCGCAAACGCTCGCCGCCGCGCTCAACCACTCGGCCTTCAACATGGCCAACGCGCTCGGCGCCTGGCTCGGCGGCGTGGCCATTGCGGCAGGCCTGGGCTGGACTTCGACCGGATGGGTGGGCGCGCTGCTGGCGCTGGCAGGCATCGGCATCTTTGGCTGGGCGGTGATGAGCGCACGTGCCGGCACGCGGCCGGACGGGCGCCTGGAAGCCACCTGA
- a CDS encoding aldo/keto reductase, translating to MSIPTTRLGRTGLTVSRLALGTMTFGLQTDEAVSHSILDKAAEGGINFLDTADVYPLGGTVETTGRTEEIIGRWLQKQGATGRRRFVVATKAVGKVGPNSWDQGASRKHLLDAIDASLKRLQTDHVDLYQLHSDDRETPLEESLEALDVIVKSGRARYIGVSNFLAYRLARALGKAELHKLTRYVSVQPRYSLLFREIERELLPLAGEEGLGVIPYNPLAGGLLTGKYKPGAKPEENTRFTLGTAGGMYQDRYWNERSFNTVTQLHKLADEAGAPLATLAVAWVMANPLITAPLLGASRPEQLDATLAAAEYKLDPALKQKLDELTAEYRKGDAPR from the coding sequence ATGAGCATTCCCACCACCCGGCTCGGCCGCACGGGCCTGACCGTGTCGCGCCTTGCGCTCGGCACCATGACCTTCGGCCTGCAGACCGACGAGGCCGTGTCGCACAGCATTCTGGACAAGGCCGCGGAAGGCGGCATCAACTTTCTGGATACAGCGGATGTGTACCCGCTGGGCGGTACCGTCGAAACCACGGGCCGCACCGAAGAAATCATCGGCCGCTGGCTGCAAAAGCAGGGCGCTACAGGTCGCCGCCGCTTTGTCGTGGCCACCAAGGCCGTGGGCAAGGTCGGCCCCAACAGCTGGGACCAGGGCGCATCGCGCAAGCACCTGCTCGATGCCATCGACGCCTCGCTCAAGCGGCTGCAGACCGACCACGTCGACCTGTACCAGCTGCACAGCGACGACCGCGAGACGCCGCTCGAAGAAAGCCTGGAGGCGCTGGACGTCATCGTCAAGTCGGGCCGCGCGCGCTACATCGGCGTGTCCAACTTCCTGGCCTACCGGCTGGCCCGCGCGCTCGGCAAGGCCGAGCTGCACAAGCTCACGCGCTATGTGTCGGTGCAGCCGCGCTACAGCCTGCTGTTCCGCGAAATCGAACGCGAGCTGCTGCCGCTGGCAGGCGAAGAAGGCCTGGGCGTGATTCCGTACAACCCGTTGGCCGGCGGCCTGCTCACCGGCAAATACAAGCCCGGCGCCAAGCCAGAGGAAAACACCCGCTTCACGCTCGGTACAGCTGGCGGCATGTACCAGGACCGCTACTGGAACGAGCGCAGCTTCAACACCGTGACGCAGCTGCACAAGCTCGCCGACGAGGCCGGCGCGCCGCTGGCCACGCTGGCGGTGGCGTGGGTCATGGCCAACCCGCTCATTACCGCGCCGCTGCTCGGCGCCAGCCGGCCCGAACAGCTGGACGCCACTCTCGCAGCGGCGGAATACAAGCTCGACCCGGCACTGAAGCAGAAGCTGGACGAGCTCACGGCCGAATACCGCAAGGGCGACGCACCCCGCTAG
- a CDS encoding VTT domain-containing protein, with amino-acid sequence MAQLMSLLVQNAIAIVFAASFAARLGLPVPAAAVLVVSGALLAAGNVSVAGVVLAAVAANLLGDGAWFYAGRRFGYRFMRLLCRISLSPDSCVRRGESLIGRWGGLSLVAAKFVPGVSVVAPPMAGALGMSVWRFIGFDIGAALIWTGVFLGLGWAFRDQIQEVLAMLAQAGGIATLALVVVLAVMLAVRYWRRRAFTRLTGMPRITVDELHDLLAGEVPPLVIDVRGEAGLQVDPRRIPGALPYTLKALQQRHGELPLVGGRDVVLYCNCPNEVSAALAARVLLARGARRALPLTGGLDAWVASGRPTSLH; translated from the coding sequence ATGGCACAGCTGATGTCGCTGCTGGTGCAGAACGCGATCGCGATCGTCTTCGCGGCGAGCTTTGCCGCGCGCCTCGGCTTGCCGGTGCCCGCAGCCGCGGTGCTTGTGGTGTCGGGCGCGTTGCTGGCGGCAGGCAACGTCTCGGTGGCAGGGGTTGTGCTGGCTGCGGTGGCGGCCAACCTGCTCGGAGACGGCGCCTGGTTCTACGCCGGGCGGCGCTTCGGCTACCGCTTCATGCGCCTTCTGTGCCGGATCTCGCTGTCGCCCGACTCTTGCGTGCGGCGCGGCGAATCGCTCATCGGCCGGTGGGGCGGCCTCTCGCTCGTGGCCGCCAAGTTTGTGCCTGGCGTCTCGGTGGTGGCACCGCCCATGGCGGGCGCGCTGGGCATGTCGGTGTGGCGCTTCATCGGGTTCGACATTGGTGCCGCGCTCATCTGGACCGGTGTTTTCCTGGGACTGGGCTGGGCTTTTCGCGATCAGATCCAGGAAGTGCTGGCCATGCTCGCCCAGGCCGGCGGTATTGCAACGCTCGCGCTGGTGGTGGTGCTGGCCGTGATGCTGGCGGTGCGCTACTGGCGCCGCCGTGCGTTCACGCGGCTCACCGGCATGCCGCGCATTACCGTTGACGAACTGCACGACCTGCTGGCCGGCGAGGTACCGCCGCTGGTCATCGATGTGCGTGGTGAGGCCGGCCTGCAGGTCGACCCGCGACGCATTCCCGGTGCGCTGCCGTACACGCTCAAGGCCCTGCAGCAGCGGCATGGAGAGCTGCCGCTTGTCGGCGGGCGCGACGTCGTTCTTTATTGCAACTGCCCCAACGAGGTGTCGGCAGCCTTGGCCGCGCGCGTGCTTCTGGCGCGGGGTGCGCGGCGTGCCCTGCCGCTGACGGGCGGACTCGACGCGTGGGTGGCCTCGGGCCGGCCGACCAGCCTGCACTGA